A portion of the Rubritalea squalenifaciens DSM 18772 genome contains these proteins:
- a CDS encoding FAD-dependent oxidoreductase: MLKKVIVLGAGSAGLLAALTLKRRLKHLQVTVVYSEKIGIIGVGEGTTPYVPLHIHGYLGMDREEFQREVKPVWKLGIEFEWGKRGVFHYSFSNQQTDFQWQGLKKPNGYYAFDRFDGADLPGALMKRRIATPMGDDGKPDIPPPGVGIAWHLENHRFVQWLHKACMREGVKFIEGKVEDVELQENGEVKRLLLDGGRRVAGEMFIDASGFRAELMNKLGAHFDSFTDALFCDKAVVGGWEREDETILPCTRSEQMPHGWSWRIDHPDRINRGYVYSSSFVSDHDAEQAFREANPKIKDTRLVHFRSGRYRDSWIKNVVGIGNASGFVEPLEASAIMVICIQSRALTDCLYDCDGMTNDSLRKSYNKLIGGAWDDIRDFLALHYKYNTALDTPFWQECREKVNLGKGQDVADFYQQNGPSLIAKEVLMNAGDPYGMEGYLTLLVGMQVPHKNTYTPTAEEWKLWENYRNHFSNLAENGVGMKGLLEYMKKPGWAG; encoded by the coding sequence ATGCTGAAAAAAGTGATTGTTCTGGGTGCTGGAAGTGCAGGTTTGTTGGCAGCTCTGACCCTCAAAAGACGCCTCAAACATTTACAAGTCACCGTCGTCTACAGTGAGAAGATAGGCATTATCGGAGTAGGAGAAGGAACGACTCCTTATGTCCCTCTTCACATCCACGGCTACCTGGGAATGGACCGAGAGGAATTTCAGCGTGAAGTGAAACCCGTCTGGAAGCTAGGCATTGAGTTTGAGTGGGGGAAACGTGGAGTATTCCATTACAGTTTTTCTAACCAACAGACCGACTTCCAGTGGCAAGGCCTGAAGAAACCAAACGGCTACTATGCCTTTGACCGCTTTGATGGAGCCGATCTTCCCGGCGCCCTGATGAAGCGGAGAATCGCCACCCCCATGGGCGATGACGGCAAACCTGACATCCCTCCTCCTGGAGTAGGTATCGCATGGCACTTAGAGAATCACCGTTTCGTGCAATGGCTGCACAAGGCCTGCATGCGAGAGGGTGTGAAATTCATCGAAGGCAAGGTGGAGGATGTAGAGCTACAAGAAAACGGTGAGGTGAAGCGCCTGCTTCTGGATGGAGGCAGACGCGTAGCTGGAGAGATGTTTATTGACGCCTCCGGCTTCCGTGCAGAACTCATGAACAAGCTTGGAGCCCATTTTGACTCCTTCACCGATGCCTTGTTCTGCGACAAGGCGGTGGTCGGAGGATGGGAACGAGAGGACGAAACCATCCTCCCCTGCACCAGAAGTGAGCAAATGCCCCACGGCTGGAGCTGGCGCATTGATCACCCGGACAGGATCAACCGTGGCTATGTATACAGCTCGTCATTCGTCTCTGATCATGATGCCGAGCAAGCCTTCAGAGAGGCGAATCCAAAGATAAAGGATACACGCCTCGTGCATTTCCGCAGCGGACGCTATCGCGACAGCTGGATCAAAAACGTCGTCGGGATCGGAAACGCCTCGGGCTTTGTAGAGCCACTGGAGGCCTCCGCAATTATGGTGATCTGCATCCAGTCACGCGCGCTCACAGACTGCCTTTATGATTGTGACGGCATGACCAATGACAGCTTACGCAAGAGCTACAACAAACTCATAGGAGGAGCCTGGGATGACATCCGGGACTTCCTCGCCCTACATTACAAATATAACACCGCTCTGGACACACCGTTCTGGCAGGAATGCCGTGAGAAGGTGAACCTAGGCAAAGGCCAGGATGTGGCTGACTTCTATCAGCAGAACGGCCCGTCTCTTATCGCAAAGGAAGTACTCATGAACGCTGGAGACCCCTATGGCATGGAGGGCTATTTAACGCTCTTGGTTGGCATGCAGGTCCCCCACAAGAACACCTATACCCCAACTGCTGAGGAGTGGAAGCTGTGGGAAAACTACCGAAACCATTTCAGCAATCTCGCCGAGAACGGCGTGGGAATGAAAGGGCTCTTGGAATACATGAAGAAACCAGGCTGGGCCGGTTAA
- a CDS encoding NUDIX hydrolase: MPVSYEYERPALTVDCVLFGLDEEGLKVLLIRRGMEPYQGKWALPGGFVRVGEALRNAAERELEEEAGVKNVFLEQLYTFGDPGRDPREHVVSVAYYALVNLEDHEVVADTDASDAGWFALDDLPGLAFDHEEILEVAKERLKGKIRYQPIGFELLPELFSLSRLQKLYEAVLERPLDKRNFRKKLLKLGILEETDEVEKDVARRAARLYRFDREAYDRMVKEGFELQL; encoded by the coding sequence ATGCCAGTGAGCTACGAATATGAGAGACCTGCGCTGACCGTGGATTGTGTGTTGTTTGGGCTCGATGAAGAGGGCCTGAAGGTGCTGTTGATCCGACGCGGGATGGAGCCGTATCAAGGAAAGTGGGCATTGCCCGGCGGCTTCGTCCGCGTCGGAGAGGCACTGAGGAACGCAGCAGAACGTGAGCTAGAGGAAGAGGCGGGCGTGAAGAACGTCTTTCTGGAGCAGCTCTATACCTTTGGTGATCCCGGTCGCGATCCTCGTGAACACGTGGTAAGCGTGGCCTACTATGCGCTCGTCAATCTGGAAGATCATGAGGTGGTGGCGGATACGGATGCCAGCGATGCCGGGTGGTTTGCGCTGGATGATCTGCCCGGACTCGCCTTTGACCACGAAGAGATCCTGGAGGTGGCGAAGGAGCGCTTGAAGGGAAAGATCCGCTATCAGCCGATCGGCTTTGAGTTGCTGCCTGAGTTGTTTTCACTGAGCAGGCTGCAAAAGCTTTACGAAGCGGTGTTAGAGAGGCCGCTGGATAAGAGAAATTTCCGCAAGAAACTCCTGAAACTCGGCATTCTGGAAGAGACTGATGAAGTGGAGAAGGATGTGGCTCGCCGCGCGGCGCGTCTCTATCGCTTCGACCGCGAGGCCTACGACAGGATGGTGAAAGAAGGATTTGAACTGCAACTATAA
- a CDS encoding thiamine-phosphate kinase, translated as MNVSDLGEDPLIQRITAGLPQQANVIVGPGDDCAVIERNHTHDSLLKTDCIVEHVHFLPDTEAERIGWKAVARVVSDFAAMGGLPESLLVTLVIPPETETSWVESLYSGMQCCAEFYGFSIVGGETSSTTSSSPAMISIAGTGLVEKGQAILRSTAQDGDQIFVTGKLGGSIQGKHLDFHPRIEQARWLAEHFRPSAMMDLSDGVAKDLPRLAQASKLGFQLDTAKLPCSDGSTTENALSDGEDFELLFTLSAEHAEHLATIWHQHYPDIPLTCVGYMTRDESQELHGGWDHFKPA; from the coding sequence ATGAATGTTTCCGACCTTGGCGAAGATCCCTTGATCCAGCGCATTACTGCCGGACTCCCCCAGCAGGCGAATGTGATCGTGGGACCTGGGGACGACTGCGCGGTCATCGAGCGCAACCACACCCACGACAGCCTGCTCAAGACGGACTGCATCGTGGAGCACGTCCACTTCTTGCCGGACACCGAGGCTGAGCGAATCGGCTGGAAAGCTGTGGCTCGCGTCGTCAGCGACTTTGCCGCCATGGGGGGCCTTCCCGAGTCTCTACTCGTCACGCTCGTCATCCCGCCAGAAACGGAGACCTCCTGGGTAGAGTCCCTCTACAGCGGCATGCAGTGCTGTGCAGAGTTTTACGGCTTCTCCATCGTAGGCGGGGAAACCTCCTCCACCACCAGCAGCTCACCGGCCATGATCTCCATCGCCGGCACCGGACTCGTAGAGAAAGGTCAGGCCATTCTTCGCAGTACCGCCCAGGATGGCGACCAGATCTTTGTGACCGGAAAACTCGGCGGCTCCATCCAGGGCAAGCACCTCGACTTCCACCCGCGCATCGAGCAAGCCCGCTGGCTGGCTGAGCACTTCAGGCCCTCCGCCATGATGGATCTCTCTGACGGCGTGGCAAAGGACCTGCCCCGTCTCGCCCAAGCCAGCAAGCTGGGCTTCCAGCTGGATACCGCAAAGCTCCCCTGCAGCGATGGCTCCACCACAGAGAACGCTCTCAGCGATGGCGAGGACTTCGAACTCCTCTTCACCCTCTCTGCAGAACATGCCGAGCACTTAGCCACCATCTGGCACCAACATTACCCAGACATTCCTCTCACCTGCGTTGGCTACATGACGCGTGATGAATCCCAAGAACTCCACGGCGGGTGGGATCACTTCAAGCCGGCATGA
- a CDS encoding ADP-ribosylglycohydrolase family protein has product MKQSNRITKTAGDEILGCLLGQAVGDSIGLPTEGMKRSRIAKLGWADNLKHRFFLGRGMVSDDTEHMVMVVRSLVDSGGDVSRFRSSLAARMRWWFVCLPAGVGLATAKACMKNLLFMRNTGVFSAGNGPCMRAGIIGVYAAEDKVLRGELVTVSTRLTHTDPKAMYGSMAVAEFCAFVAREKRAPELTEMIEIWNGFGNDEWQALLDGLRGSLQQAEDSAAYVDRLGCEQGVSGYVYHTIPVLFHVGFSHGWSYESSIKQIIALGGDTDTTSAILGACAGVLQGEEGIPRDWLYRLRDFPNGVSALEVCSESLMKGVDQRGFMRKWAEVIVMPLRNLLFVVVVLIHGFARLLPACVLR; this is encoded by the coding sequence ATGAAGCAGTCTAATCGGATTACCAAGACAGCCGGGGATGAGATCCTCGGCTGTCTCCTGGGGCAGGCAGTCGGCGATTCTATCGGATTGCCTACTGAGGGTATGAAGCGTAGCCGTATAGCCAAGCTTGGATGGGCTGATAATCTGAAGCATCGTTTCTTTTTAGGCAGGGGAATGGTCAGTGATGATACCGAGCATATGGTCATGGTGGTCCGCTCGCTTGTGGATTCTGGTGGGGATGTAAGCAGGTTCCGCTCATCACTCGCGGCCCGGATGCGGTGGTGGTTTGTTTGTTTGCCTGCCGGAGTGGGATTAGCCACCGCGAAGGCGTGCATGAAGAATCTTCTCTTCATGCGCAACACGGGAGTTTTTTCAGCGGGCAACGGGCCATGTATGCGGGCTGGAATCATCGGCGTTTATGCTGCCGAGGACAAAGTGTTGAGAGGTGAATTGGTCACCGTGTCCACTAGGCTGACGCACACGGATCCGAAAGCTATGTATGGATCGATGGCGGTGGCTGAGTTCTGTGCCTTCGTGGCGAGAGAAAAAAGGGCTCCAGAGCTCACGGAGATGATAGAGATTTGGAATGGGTTTGGAAATGATGAGTGGCAGGCCTTATTAGATGGTTTAAGGGGGTCATTGCAGCAGGCCGAGGATTCGGCTGCTTATGTGGATCGTCTAGGGTGCGAGCAAGGTGTGAGTGGTTATGTCTATCACACGATACCTGTATTGTTCCATGTAGGCTTCTCTCATGGCTGGAGCTATGAGAGTTCAATTAAACAGATCATTGCTCTGGGTGGTGATACGGATACCACGTCTGCCATTTTAGGGGCCTGTGCAGGGGTGCTCCAAGGGGAGGAAGGTATTCCGCGGGACTGGTTGTATCGTCTGAGAGATTTCCCCAATGGTGTGAGCGCTTTGGAGGTGTGCTCAGAAAGCCTGATGAAAGGTGTAGATCAGAGGGGTTTCATGCGCAAATGGGCGGAAGTGATCGTGATGCCTCTGCGGAATCTTCTGTTTGTGGTGGTCGTGCTGATCCACGGCTTTGCTCGACTCTTGCCAGCGTGTGTGTTGAGGTGA
- a CDS encoding PEP-CTERM sorting domain-containing protein (PEP-CTERM proteins occur, often in large numbers, in the proteomes of bacteria that also encode an exosortase, a predicted intramembrane cysteine proteinase. The presence of a PEP-CTERM domain at a protein's C-terminus predicts cleavage within the sorting domain, followed by covalent anchoring to some some component of the (usually Gram-negative) cell surface. Many PEP-CTERM proteins exhibit an unusual sequence composition that includes large numbers of potential glycosylation sites. Expression of one such protein has been shown restore the ability of a bacterium to form floc, a type of biofilm.): protein MKPTHKLSICALIALSSPAFAATFFTGTGDFNDAGNWDSGLPTDANGPGVVQGTATMSANYLMANNGSPSVTDIIVDGGTLNTSTFELQLRSGAVARTSDLYVGNNGTLNVNSGGLIDMAGAAVYLFVGSTANVGGFDISGAGTVNFFSGSTYSVQKGFSVLDGTVNFETGSSFTGAQDFVVVGADGILQFSGLTGGNATTVTVSAGTNVDFQAGSTLDLSFSGAAQGETYTLVSGIGVSYNNFTNVNVSGLDPGLAAQLNYNADSITVDIIPEPSSASLLGLAGLALIMRRRK from the coding sequence ATGAAACCCACACACAAACTTTCGATATGCGCACTAATTGCGCTATCTTCTCCAGCATTTGCTGCCACCTTCTTCACGGGCACGGGAGATTTCAACGATGCCGGCAACTGGGACTCCGGCCTCCCTACCGATGCAAACGGCCCCGGCGTCGTCCAAGGCACCGCCACCATGAGCGCCAACTATCTCATGGCCAACAATGGCAGCCCCTCGGTGACTGACATCATTGTGGATGGAGGCACCCTCAACACGAGCACCTTCGAACTTCAACTCCGCTCCGGCGCTGTAGCCAGAACCTCCGACCTCTACGTCGGCAACAATGGCACCCTCAATGTGAATAGCGGCGGACTGATCGACATGGCAGGCGCTGCAGTCTACCTCTTCGTCGGATCCACAGCCAATGTAGGAGGCTTTGACATCTCCGGCGCAGGTACGGTCAACTTTTTCTCCGGCAGCACCTACTCAGTCCAGAAAGGCTTCAGCGTACTGGATGGCACGGTAAACTTTGAAACGGGCTCCAGCTTCACTGGCGCACAGGACTTTGTGGTCGTCGGGGCTGACGGCATCTTACAATTCTCAGGCCTCACTGGAGGCAACGCCACCACAGTAACCGTCTCCGCCGGAACCAATGTCGATTTCCAGGCTGGTTCCACGCTAGACCTCTCCTTCTCAGGTGCCGCTCAGGGCGAAACCTACACGCTGGTTTCCGGCATCGGTGTTTCCTACAACAACTTCACCAATGTGAACGTATCCGGCCTCGACCCCGGGCTCGCTGCCCAGCTGAACTACAATGCGGACAGCATCACCGTGGACATCATTCCCGAGCCATCCTCCGCCAGCCTGCTCGGGCTGGCAGGCTTGGCCCTCATCATGCGTCGCCGCAAATAA
- the ispG gene encoding (E)-4-hydroxy-3-methylbut-2-enyl-diphosphate synthase: MTADAHTALQYCPDLFAYQRRKSRVIMVGDIPFGGDNPVRIQSMITSDTRDTEACVKEILELAEAGCELVRVTAQTRKYAENLENIRNGVREAGCTVPLVADIHFKPDAALEAAKWVEKVRVNPGNYADKKKFEIREYTDEQYEEELERIREEFTPLVKICKELGRAMRIGTNHGSLSDRIMNRYGDTPLGMVESALEFARIARENDYHNFIFSMKASNPKVMIEAYRLLVARLQQEGPDWNYPIHLGVTEAGDGEDGRIKSAIGIGSLLADGVGDTIRVSLTEDPVKEIPVANALVKNIEQSHLPADPTGSQRGTVPYNPFTYERRHSKEITVNGHKLGGNNTVRVFTSQEKWNAVAHKIEKMGDFKPEAVIEQSGCVEVCPLDEEKICELNSTAEPTLVTVPDGTDMAVIHAFRLLASKLDAHHPILLKDTFTPSTDPDADFQTTLLTAARNIGSLLCDGIGDAVIIQGEQAPGQSLRLAYNILQAAGTRIFKTDYVACPSCGRTLFNLQDTTQKIRAATGHLKGVRIAVMGCIVNGPGEMADADFGYVGGAPNKINLYVNKTPVKFNIPEAEAVDRLIDLIKEHGKWIEPPAEVAEI, encoded by the coding sequence ATGACCGCAGACGCGCACACCGCACTTCAGTACTGTCCAGATCTCTTTGCCTACCAACGCCGTAAGTCCCGCGTAATCATGGTAGGAGACATCCCATTCGGCGGGGACAACCCGGTCCGTATTCAGTCCATGATCACCTCGGACACCCGTGACACGGAAGCCTGCGTGAAGGAAATCCTGGAACTGGCCGAGGCAGGCTGTGAGCTCGTGCGCGTAACAGCCCAGACCCGCAAGTACGCGGAGAACCTGGAAAACATCCGTAATGGCGTACGCGAAGCTGGCTGCACCGTCCCCTTGGTCGCCGATATTCATTTCAAACCGGACGCCGCACTCGAAGCTGCCAAGTGGGTGGAGAAAGTACGCGTCAATCCCGGCAACTACGCCGACAAGAAGAAGTTCGAGATCCGCGAGTACACCGATGAGCAGTACGAGGAAGAACTGGAGCGCATCCGCGAGGAATTCACCCCACTGGTCAAGATCTGTAAGGAGCTGGGCCGCGCCATGCGCATCGGCACCAACCACGGCTCCCTTTCCGACCGCATCATGAACCGCTACGGCGACACACCGCTCGGCATGGTAGAGTCCGCCCTGGAGTTCGCCCGCATCGCCCGTGAGAACGACTACCACAATTTTATCTTCTCCATGAAGGCTTCCAACCCGAAGGTGATGATCGAGGCCTACCGCCTGCTCGTCGCCCGTCTCCAACAGGAAGGCCCGGACTGGAACTACCCGATCCACCTCGGCGTCACTGAGGCAGGCGACGGTGAAGACGGCCGCATCAAGTCCGCCATCGGCATCGGCTCCCTGTTAGCAGACGGCGTGGGTGACACCATCCGCGTCTCCCTCACGGAGGATCCCGTGAAGGAAATCCCGGTGGCAAATGCGCTGGTCAAAAACATCGAGCAGTCCCACCTGCCAGCAGACCCGACTGGATCCCAGCGCGGCACGGTTCCATACAATCCCTTTACCTACGAACGCCGTCATTCCAAGGAGATCACGGTCAATGGTCACAAGCTCGGCGGCAACAACACCGTGCGCGTCTTCACCTCCCAGGAGAAGTGGAATGCCGTGGCACACAAGATCGAGAAGATGGGCGACTTTAAGCCTGAGGCTGTGATCGAACAATCCGGCTGCGTGGAAGTATGTCCACTCGATGAAGAGAAGATCTGCGAACTCAACTCTACTGCCGAGCCAACTCTGGTCACCGTTCCGGATGGGACGGACATGGCCGTGATTCATGCTTTCCGCCTGCTGGCTTCCAAGCTGGACGCCCACCACCCGATTCTCCTCAAGGACACCTTTACACCTTCGACCGACCCGGACGCCGATTTCCAGACCACGCTGCTCACCGCTGCGCGAAACATCGGCTCCCTGCTCTGCGACGGCATTGGTGATGCAGTGATCATCCAGGGCGAGCAAGCCCCGGGACAATCCCTGCGCCTGGCCTACAACATCCTGCAGGCAGCCGGCACCCGCATTTTCAAGACCGACTACGTGGCCTGCCCAAGCTGCGGACGTACCCTCTTCAACCTTCAGGACACCACCCAGAAGATCCGCGCCGCGACCGGCCACCTCAAGGGAGTGCGCATCGCCGTTATGGGCTGCATCGTGAATGGTCCGGGTGAAATGGCGGATGCCGATTTCGGCTACGTCGGCGGCGCACCTAACAAGATCAACCTCTACGTCAACAAGACCCCAGTCAAATTCAACATCCCTGAGGCCGAAGCTGTCGACAGACTCATCGATCTCATCAAGGAACACGGCAAGTGGATCGAGCCACCAGCCGAAGTCGCCGAGATCTAA
- a CDS encoding HupE/UreJ family protein: protein MRRLTLYFLLSLLCLLRAQAHVVEQMFADFNASDGSYQLTIRFDAGISLPEMRADKEALQPKFSWLQERSPEELARIKAETESFLHEYLQFSWDSIDSENQPLNFELSFPAWQHTPPKFEERFTDTGFAYFDVICHGKTPDKPGTLSLKIREGDYPDLAVGFPNQHILTIYPGKGERLMEQQGKVREPDQADSFLSFLDYGYRHVIPEGWDHVLFILALVCLSFAWKPLLTQSLVFTLAHTITLGLAVSGIIPPFSENATTLIEIFIAGTIAYVAIENLISKQVKTHRLTMIFLFGLIHGLGFASVLGDKIRAAGEITLPLLATNLGVELGQLSVIGITLACLFWAKQKSYFPIILKSISSVIALTGIYWVFDRIPF, encoded by the coding sequence ATGAGAAGACTCACCCTCTACTTCCTGCTCTCGCTGCTATGCCTGCTGAGAGCCCAGGCTCACGTCGTGGAACAAATGTTCGCCGACTTCAACGCCAGTGACGGCAGCTACCAGCTCACCATCCGCTTTGATGCCGGCATCTCCCTGCCAGAAATGCGGGCGGATAAGGAAGCCCTGCAACCCAAATTCTCCTGGCTGCAAGAAAGGTCTCCTGAGGAACTTGCCAGGATCAAAGCCGAGACCGAAAGCTTCCTCCACGAGTACCTGCAGTTCAGCTGGGACTCCATAGACTCAGAAAATCAGCCTCTCAACTTCGAGCTCAGCTTCCCCGCCTGGCAGCACACGCCACCAAAGTTTGAGGAGCGCTTTACCGACACTGGCTTTGCCTACTTCGACGTTATTTGCCACGGCAAGACCCCAGACAAGCCCGGCACACTCAGCCTCAAGATCCGCGAAGGTGACTACCCGGATCTGGCAGTCGGCTTCCCCAATCAGCACATCCTCACCATCTACCCCGGCAAAGGTGAGAGGCTAATGGAACAGCAAGGCAAAGTCCGTGAACCCGACCAAGCGGACTCCTTCCTGAGCTTTCTCGACTACGGCTACCGCCACGTGATTCCAGAAGGATGGGATCACGTTCTCTTCATCCTCGCCCTAGTCTGCCTGAGCTTTGCCTGGAAACCACTCCTCACCCAGTCACTGGTCTTCACCCTCGCCCACACCATCACACTCGGGCTGGCAGTCAGTGGGATCATCCCGCCATTTTCTGAAAACGCTACGACCCTGATAGAAATCTTCATCGCGGGCACCATCGCCTACGTAGCCATTGAGAACCTGATTTCAAAGCAAGTAAAGACCCACCGTCTCACCATGATCTTCCTCTTCGGACTGATCCACGGACTCGGCTTCGCCTCCGTACTGGGAGACAAGATCCGCGCAGCCGGAGAGATCACCCTGCCCCTACTGGCAACGAACTTAGGTGTCGAGCTGGGCCAGCTCTCCGTGATCGGCATCACCCTGGCATGCCTGTTCTGGGCAAAGCAGAAGAGCTACTTCCCGATCATCCTGAAAAGCATCTCCTCCGTCATCGCCCTGACAGGAATCTACTGGGTATTCGACCGAATACCCTTTTAA
- a CDS encoding CPBP family intramembrane glutamic endopeptidase: MEFIASLSAEAFEHNILQDVILICIVSYVFASLFYGMLRARSRGLHWNQLGKVPVDHLGVIDIAVAAILVLMFAGPYLLPYNPPDPEKKRTITDSMIILGFSTQIFFAGVTCFVVSLRHNVTESFGLYRSNLLVIVGSAVASFILMLASMYLLDSVLQLNDWLTERLGERQFQEVVNQMMSAEGQRLLILIIGACIVAPLCEEIIFRGYLYSVTKRYTGPIFAAICTGVLFGAVHGEVWSFIPLSILGIILACVYEFTGSLWSSILTHALFNGVSTFYMTHPEYSEQIKNACLLPFC; this comes from the coding sequence ATGGAATTCATCGCATCACTCTCAGCCGAGGCCTTCGAGCACAACATCCTGCAGGACGTCATTCTGATCTGCATCGTCAGCTACGTCTTTGCCTCCTTGTTTTATGGTATGCTGAGAGCCCGTTCCCGTGGCCTCCACTGGAACCAGCTGGGCAAGGTACCCGTGGACCATCTGGGTGTCATCGATATTGCGGTGGCGGCCATTCTGGTGCTCATGTTCGCCGGCCCCTACCTGCTACCCTACAACCCGCCCGATCCTGAAAAGAAGCGGACGATCACAGATTCCATGATCATCCTTGGCTTCAGCACCCAGATCTTCTTTGCCGGAGTAACCTGCTTCGTCGTCTCTCTGCGTCACAATGTGACCGAGAGTTTTGGCCTCTACCGTAGTAACTTGCTAGTTATCGTCGGCAGCGCCGTAGCCTCTTTTATCCTGATGCTGGCCTCCATGTACTTACTGGACAGCGTCCTCCAACTCAACGACTGGCTGACGGAACGCCTGGGTGAAAGACAATTTCAAGAGGTTGTGAACCAGATGATGAGTGCCGAGGGTCAGCGCCTACTCATCCTGATCATCGGCGCCTGTATCGTGGCTCCGCTCTGTGAGGAAATCATTTTCCGCGGCTACCTCTACTCCGTCACCAAGCGCTACACGGGCCCGATCTTTGCCGCCATCTGCACCGGCGTCCTCTTCGGCGCGGTCCACGGGGAAGTCTGGTCTTTTATTCCGCTCTCTATACTAGGGATCATCCTGGCTTGCGTTTATGAATTCACCGGCAGCCTCTGGAGCAGCATTCTCACACACGCACTCTTCAATGGCGTGAGCACCTTTTACATGACGCATCCCGAGTACTCCGAGCAAATCAAGAACGCCTGCCTACTCCCCTTCTGCTAA